Proteins from one Amycolatopsis benzoatilytica AK 16/65 genomic window:
- a CDS encoding tyrosine-type recombinase/integrase, translating into MATRRSRGDGGLYWDESRQRWTAEVTVGFGPDGKRIVRKARGKTKTEAKAKLKELLDDIEKGAVNASAGYTVAQALDDWLKRYAQGQRDPNTVKAVRSLVNNHIVPSLGARPLVKLEVDDVEDWLAEKAEVLVTSTVRNLRSILRRAINRAQVGKRVKHNVVLLCDELPAGKGAGRPSKALTLKQAEAVLTAAEESPMRAYIVVSLLTGARTEEMRPLTWDHVDLVGKPNATPAIPPNIKVWRSVRAKGETKTRKSRRTLALPERAVRALKDHRVAQKAVKAVAGDDWREQGLVFATNVGTERDVNNVRRDFRRVVKAAGLNPMQWTPRELRHSFVSILSDGGMPIEEISRLVGHSSTAVTELVYRKQIRPVVESGAIAMDQLFPATGEPAELSPPTDQAS; encoded by the coding sequence ATGGCCACGCGGCGTAGTCGTGGGGACGGCGGACTCTACTGGGACGAGTCGCGCCAACGCTGGACGGCAGAAGTCACCGTCGGGTTCGGGCCGGACGGCAAGCGCATCGTGCGGAAAGCGCGCGGCAAGACGAAGACGGAAGCCAAAGCCAAGCTGAAGGAACTGCTCGACGACATCGAGAAGGGTGCCGTAAACGCGTCGGCTGGGTACACGGTCGCGCAGGCGCTTGACGACTGGTTGAAGCGCTACGCGCAGGGCCAGCGAGACCCGAACACGGTCAAGGCAGTCCGCTCGCTGGTCAACAACCACATCGTGCCGTCGCTGGGCGCGCGTCCGCTGGTGAAGCTCGAAGTCGACGACGTAGAAGACTGGCTCGCGGAAAAGGCGGAAGTGCTGGTGACGTCGACCGTGCGGAATCTCCGGTCGATTCTCCGGCGAGCGATCAACCGCGCGCAGGTTGGCAAGCGCGTCAAGCACAACGTGGTGTTGCTGTGCGATGAGCTACCGGCGGGAAAGGGGGCCGGGCGTCCGTCGAAGGCGCTCACGCTCAAGCAGGCGGAAGCGGTGCTCACGGCGGCGGAGGAGTCTCCGATGCGGGCCTACATCGTAGTGTCGCTGCTGACTGGCGCGCGAACCGAGGAAATGCGCCCGCTCACGTGGGATCACGTGGACCTGGTGGGCAAGCCGAACGCGACGCCGGCGATCCCGCCGAACATCAAGGTGTGGCGTTCGGTCCGCGCCAAGGGCGAGACGAAGACCCGGAAGTCCCGGCGCACGCTGGCGCTGCCTGAGCGGGCCGTGAGGGCGCTGAAGGACCACAGGGTGGCCCAGAAGGCGGTGAAGGCGGTAGCGGGCGACGACTGGCGCGAACAGGGGCTCGTGTTCGCCACCAACGTCGGCACGGAGCGGGACGTCAACAACGTCCGGCGGGACTTCCGCCGCGTAGTCAAGGCGGCCGGGCTCAACCCGATGCAGTGGACGCCGCGGGAGCTGCGCCACAGCTTCGTCTCGATCCTCTCGGACGGCGGTATGCCGATCGAGGAGATCTCGCGGCTGGTCGGGCACAGCAGCACGGCCGTGACGGAGCTGGTCTACCGGAAGCAGATCCGCCCGGTGGTCGAGTCGGGCGCGATCGCGATGGACCAGCTTTTCCCCGCGACGGGTGAACCTGCGGAGCTTTCGCCACCCACCGACCAGGCGTCTTAG
- a CDS encoding helix-turn-helix domain-containing protein, whose translation MDTAITPAAVPARHLYTVEEAKRLLSMSRSVIYEQLRAGRLGSVKQGRARLIPAKAIQQYVDLLISEAEVTGYGHAA comes from the coding sequence ATGGACACCGCCATCACGCCGGCCGCGGTTCCTGCGCGGCACCTGTACACGGTCGAAGAGGCCAAGCGCCTGCTTTCCATGAGCCGTTCGGTGATCTACGAGCAATTGCGCGCCGGTCGCCTCGGGTCCGTGAAGCAGGGCCGGGCACGGCTCATTCCAGCGAAAGCCATTCAGCAGTACGTGGATCTTCTCATCAGCGAAGCGGAGGTGACCGGCTATGGCCACGCGGCGTAG
- a CDS encoding AAA family ATPase, translating to MTTPRPLAAVPTPPARRTRWTDAELMREEFPPVKWAVPGLLAEGVNLLAGAPKLGKSWMSLGLAASIANGEPALGSIAVERGPVLYCALEDTGRRLQRRRRQQIAAGGRPSPLLTLETSCPTMNAGGDEVLREWLEENPTARLVIIDTLQKMRGPVLPGASAYASDYAAGTRFKEIADHYGVPFLLIHHVRKQDADDWQNLVSGTAGLTGAMDATLVLERARGQADGVLHVTGRDVEETDYAMTFDSHAGAWTKLDGPAADHLVADTRADILRVLREHGPLKPARIAEALDASPDNIRKTCSRMADAGQLHKTPGGTYSAPGDRDHGDTAGVSHLSPLSPDST from the coding sequence ATGACCACGCCCCGGCCGCTGGCCGCCGTCCCGACACCGCCCGCCCGCCGCACCCGGTGGACCGATGCGGAGCTGATGCGAGAGGAGTTCCCACCGGTCAAGTGGGCCGTCCCCGGCCTGCTCGCCGAAGGGGTCAACCTGCTGGCCGGTGCGCCGAAGCTGGGGAAGTCATGGATGTCCCTCGGGCTCGCCGCGTCCATCGCGAACGGCGAACCCGCGCTTGGCTCGATCGCAGTGGAGCGCGGCCCGGTGCTCTACTGCGCGCTGGAGGACACCGGCCGCCGGTTGCAGCGCCGCCGGCGTCAGCAGATCGCCGCGGGTGGCCGCCCGTCGCCGCTGCTGACCCTGGAAACCTCGTGCCCCACCATGAACGCCGGTGGGGACGAGGTGCTCCGGGAATGGCTGGAGGAGAACCCGACGGCGCGGCTGGTCATCATCGACACGCTGCAGAAAATGCGCGGCCCGGTGCTGCCCGGCGCGTCCGCCTACGCCTCCGACTACGCCGCGGGCACCCGGTTCAAGGAGATCGCCGACCACTACGGCGTGCCGTTTCTGCTCATTCACCACGTCCGCAAACAGGACGCTGACGACTGGCAGAACCTGGTGTCCGGAACCGCCGGGCTCACCGGCGCCATGGACGCCACCCTCGTGCTCGAACGCGCCCGCGGGCAAGCCGATGGCGTGCTGCATGTGACCGGCCGCGACGTCGAAGAAACCGACTACGCCATGACCTTCGACTCCCACGCCGGCGCCTGGACCAAGCTCGACGGCCCCGCCGCCGACCACCTGGTCGCCGACACCCGCGCGGACATCCTGCGCGTGCTGCGCGAACACGGCCCGCTCAAGCCCGCCCGGATCGCCGAAGCCCTCGACGCCAGCCCGGACAACATCCGCAAGACCTGCTCCCGCATGGCCGACGCGGGACAGCTGCACAAGACGCCCGGTGGCACCTACAGCGCGCCCGGCGACAGGGACCACGGGGACACCGCCGGGGTGTCACACCTGTCCCCGCTGTCCCCCGACAGCACCTGA
- a CDS encoding DNA cytosine methyltransferase, with protein sequence MTRTSTQILEGFAGPGGWSQGLRDAGHIGTAIGIEHDGDACATATAAGHTRVQADVAATDPCQFGPVDGLVMSPPCQAWSMAGKRGGERDRDAVFARMTAFARGRRPAEHQWADARSALTAEPMRYAHALRPRWIALEQVPPVLTLWQHAASLLRELGYRAWCGVLAAERYGVPQTRRRAILIARRDAAPATPPEPTHQEYRSGREFDSDADLFGSLLPPPVSMADALGWGLAERPAWTVTAGGTDTGGAEVFGNFRNRQQLAALADRQADVVLRSNYTDGGDLATRTTRTPDEPATTITSKVGHWVMRNGSQDNACVRGIDEPAGTIFFGRAANAVEFLEYDGQGRRRVSVAEAGVLQGFPVDYPWRGTKSAQYRQVGDAVPPPLAAAILAPLLAHAANPAHAAA encoded by the coding sequence ATGACCCGCACCAGCACGCAGATCCTCGAAGGTTTCGCCGGCCCTGGCGGCTGGTCCCAGGGCCTGCGCGACGCCGGTCACATCGGAACGGCGATCGGCATCGAGCATGACGGGGACGCCTGCGCCACGGCGACCGCCGCCGGGCACACCCGGGTCCAGGCCGACGTGGCCGCCACCGACCCGTGCCAGTTCGGGCCGGTGGACGGCCTGGTCATGTCGCCGCCCTGCCAGGCCTGGTCCATGGCGGGCAAGCGCGGCGGTGAGCGGGACCGCGACGCCGTCTTCGCCCGCATGACCGCGTTCGCCCGCGGCCGCCGCCCGGCGGAACACCAGTGGGCCGACGCGCGGTCCGCGCTCACCGCGGAGCCGATGCGGTACGCCCACGCCCTGCGTCCCCGCTGGATCGCCCTGGAGCAGGTGCCGCCGGTGCTGACCCTGTGGCAGCACGCGGCCAGCCTGCTGCGGGAGCTGGGCTACCGGGCCTGGTGCGGTGTACTGGCCGCCGAACGCTACGGCGTCCCGCAGACGCGCCGCCGCGCGATCCTGATCGCCCGCCGCGACGCCGCGCCCGCGACACCGCCGGAGCCGACCCACCAGGAGTACCGCAGCGGCAGGGAGTTCGACTCGGACGCGGACCTGTTCGGCAGCCTGCTGCCGCCGCCGGTGTCCATGGCCGACGCGCTCGGCTGGGGCCTGGCCGAACGTCCCGCCTGGACGGTCACCGCCGGGGGAACCGACACCGGCGGGGCGGAGGTGTTCGGCAACTTCCGCAACCGCCAGCAGCTGGCAGCGCTCGCCGACCGGCAAGCGGACGTGGTGCTGCGGTCGAACTACACCGACGGCGGTGACCTGGCCACCAGGACCACCCGCACGCCGGACGAGCCCGCGACGACGATCACCAGCAAGGTCGGGCACTGGGTGATGCGCAACGGCTCCCAGGACAACGCCTGTGTCCGGGGCATCGACGAGCCCGCCGGAACGATCTTCTTCGGCCGCGCGGCCAACGCGGTCGAGTTCCTGGAGTACGACGGGCAGGGCCGCCGCCGGGTCAGCGTCGCCGAAGCCGGTGTCCTGCAAGGGTTCCCCGTCGACTACCCGTGGCGCGGCACCAAATCAGCCCAGTACCGCCAGGTCGGCGACGCCGTGCCGCCGCCACTGGCCGCCGCGATCCTCGCGCCGCTGCTCGCCCATGCCGCGAACCCGGCCCACGCCGCGGCCTGA
- a CDS encoding bifunctional DNA primase/polymerase, with protein sequence MSTTTVDAALDAAGRGWHVFPLRPGGKRPAGHAEDGCPGTGRCAGGHRTWEQRATTDPDKIRAAWTHAPYGIGIATGPSGLCVLDLDTLKPGEGVPARWAAAGARCGEDVLAVVADEAGEELPGDTLTVRTPSGGLHLYYRVPAGVVLRITSGERGQGLGWKVDTRAWGGYVVAPGTVTDAGRYGYVWDGAVAELPGWLVERLTPAPLPAAPVAPIRPATGRRSRYLDVAVRAEAGKVADATDGRNATLYAAAVALGQLVAGDALTEDEVRAALMTAAGRHIGTRRFSAREAEITITSGLRAGAKRPRKVA encoded by the coding sequence ATGAGCACGACCACAGTGGACGCCGCACTCGACGCGGCCGGCCGCGGCTGGCACGTCTTCCCGCTCCGCCCCGGCGGCAAGCGCCCCGCCGGGCACGCCGAAGACGGCTGCCCCGGCACCGGGCGGTGCGCCGGTGGGCACCGCACCTGGGAGCAGCGCGCCACCACCGACCCGGACAAGATCCGCGCCGCGTGGACCCACGCCCCCTACGGGATCGGCATCGCGACCGGCCCGTCCGGGCTGTGCGTGCTCGACCTCGACACGCTCAAGCCCGGCGAGGGCGTACCCGCGCGGTGGGCCGCCGCCGGGGCGCGGTGCGGGGAGGACGTGCTCGCCGTCGTCGCCGACGAAGCGGGCGAGGAGCTGCCCGGGGACACCCTCACCGTCCGGACGCCCTCGGGTGGGCTGCACCTGTACTACCGCGTCCCGGCCGGTGTGGTCCTGCGCATCACCAGCGGGGAGCGCGGGCAGGGGCTCGGGTGGAAGGTCGACACCCGCGCGTGGGGCGGCTACGTCGTCGCCCCGGGCACGGTCACCGACGCCGGCCGCTACGGCTACGTGTGGGACGGCGCGGTGGCGGAGCTGCCCGGCTGGCTGGTCGAGCGGCTCACCCCCGCCCCGCTGCCCGCCGCGCCGGTGGCACCGATCCGCCCGGCCACCGGTCGGCGCTCCCGCTACCTCGACGTCGCCGTCCGGGCGGAGGCGGGCAAGGTCGCCGACGCCACGGACGGCCGCAACGCGACCCTCTACGCCGCCGCCGTCGCACTTGGGCAGCTGGTCGCCGGGGACGCGCTCACCGAAGACGAGGTGCGCGCGGCGCTGATGACCGCCGCCGGACGCCACATCGGCACGCGCCGGTTCAGCGCGCGCGAGGCCGAAATCACGATCACGTCCGGCCTGCGGGCCGGTGCCAAGCGACCCCGGAAGGTGGCCTGA
- a CDS encoding zonular occludens toxin domain-containing protein has product MNDNTEQTPAAGELATVXHLPVXXEXGEVIXGEIVTDEEYARLTSQKARAIARYRGYGRDVVTVARATRNAVAHERTKTAFRHGIAYPAAGVKVVVTRWRDTHGANRYERMMRAAEAAGXHDKLLEWEARDVAEKQRRHDRTMDWLRAPGQWIKAAVIGSVGVTGFLLVLGIILAINDGEIGEILTPITAVFDAVAFVVWFLTXYGVXLLVXGTXVGVGYLYQQGRTHGEMPQWLAPPVDGDAMDELPDENTILNALKNLNIAGFNRAVKDGWRIKFIDPPHKDGKGWRAQVALPPACPVEEIVKRKTTLAHNLVRYPREVWPTEPQPSVLDLWVAKPGALSGPVDPWPLLADLDNATADYFTGVPVGVTLKGDVVRGRLFEANYALGGMMGSGKSTLAINLVLGAMLXPVVDIDVVVMAENTDYEPMXPRLRTLTTGAGDETVDACLNLLYELXDDLSVRGKALKAHATDRAVTRALAEKDGRLRPRVVVIDECQNLFMGKNGTKAIEVASKLMSTARKYAITLIFLTPEPSKDALPRKITSVASNKACFAIGDQMANDAVLGTGSYKAGISAVGLTPKTDEGPGDVGTCMARGFTAKPGLLRSFYVSPKDAHAVTKRAMVLREQTALPAADAPAESAGPVDHLAAIADVLGTEARMRTQEVLQRLTERDRGTYGEWTHSDLHDALPESAKPYKTGGVMQVSAARVRDAIAERDGEGELDGDETEGTE; this is encoded by the coding sequence ATGAACGACAACACCGAGCAGACCCCGGCCGCCGGCGAGCTGGCCACCGTCCANCACCTNCCGGTCNNNCNGGAGCANGGCGAGGTGATCGANGGCGAGATCGTCACCGACGAGGAGTACGCGCGACTCACGTCGCAGAAGGCGCGGGCGATCGCCCGCTACCGCGGCTACGGCCGCGACGTGGTGACCGTCGCCCGCGCCACGCGCAACGCGGTCGCGCACGAGAGGACGAAGACCGCGTTCCGGCACGGCATCGCGTACCCCGCCGCCGGGGTCAAGGTGGTCGTGACGCGGTGGCGGGACACGCACGGCGCGAACCGCTACGAACGGATGATGCGCGCCGCGGAAGCCGCGGGCGANCACGACAAGCTGTTGGAGTGGGAGGCCCGNGACGTGGCGGAGAAGCAGCGCCGCCACGACCGGACCATGGATTGGCTGCGCGCCCCGGGTCAGTGGATCAAGGCNGCCGTCATCGGTTCCGTTGGTGTGACTGGGTTTCTGCTGGTCCTGGGCATCATCCTGGCGATCAACGACGGCGAGATCGGCGAGATCCTGACCCCGATCACGGCGGTGTTCGACGCGGTCGCNTTCGTNGTGTGGTTCCTGACCANCTACGGGGTGTTNCTGCTGGTCGNNGGNACNGNNGTGGGNGTNGGCTACCTGTACCAGCAGGGCCGCACGCACGGGGAGATGCCGCAGTGGCTCGCCCCGCCCGTCGACGGCGACGCGATGGACGAGCTGCCGGACGAGAACACCATCCTCAACGCGCTGAAGAACCTGAACATCGCGGGGTTCAACCGCGCGGTGAAGGACGGGTGGCGGATCAAGTTCATCGACCCGCCGCACAAGGACGGCAAGGGATGGCGCGCGCAGGTGGCGCTGCCGCCGGCGTGCCCGGTGGAGGAGATCGTCAAGCGCAAGACCACGTTGGCGCACAACCTGGTCCGCTACCCGCGCGAGGTGTGGCCGACCGAGCCGCAACCGTCCGTTCTGGACCTGTGGGTGGCCAAGCCCGGCGCGCTGTCTGGGCCGGTCGACCCGTGGCCGCTGCTGGCCGACCTGGACAACGCCACCGCCGACTACTTCACCGGCGTCCCGGTCGGGGTGACGCTCAAGGGCGACGTGGTGCGCGGTCGGCTGTTCGAGGCGAACTACGCCCTGGGCGGCATGATGGGCTCGGGGAAGTCCACGCTGGCGATCAACCTGGTGCTGGGCGCGATGCTGGANCCGGTGGTGGACATCGACGTCGTGGTCATGGCGGAGAACACCGACTACGAGCCGATGNNNCCGCGGCTGCGNACGCTCACCACGGGNGCGGGNGACGAGACCGTGGACGCGTGCCTGAACCTGCTCTACGAGCTGTANGACGACCTTTCGGTGCGGGGTAAGGCNCTCAAGGCGCACGCCACCGACCGCGCGGTGACNCGNGCACTGGCCGAAAAGGACGGACGGCTGCGCCCGCGGGTGGTGGTGATCGACGAGTGCCAGAACCTGTTCATGGGCAAGAACGGCACGAAGGCGATCGAGGTCGCGTCCAAGCTGATGAGCACCGCCCGCAAGTACGCCATCACGCTGATCTTCCTCACGCCGGAGCCGTCGAAGGACGCGCTGCCGCGCAAGATCACGTCGGTGGCCAGCAACAAGGCGTGCTTCGCCATCGGTGACCAGATGGCCAACGACGCGGTTCTCGGNACCGGTTCGTACAAGGCGGGCATCTCCGCAGTGGGGCTCACGCCGAAGACCGACGAGGGTCCCGGCGACGTCGGCACCTGCATGGCGCGGGGCTTTACCGCGAAGCCCGGCCTGCTGCGGTCGTTCTACGTCTCGCCCAAGGACGCGCACGCGGTCACCAAGCGCGCCATGGTGCTGCGCGAGCAGACGGCGCTTCCGGCCGCCGACGCCCCGGCGGAGTCGGCCGGTCCGGTGGACCACCTCGCCGCCATCGCGGACGTGCTGGGCACCGAAGCGCGGATGCGCACGCAGGAGGTGTTGCAGCGGCTGACCGAACGCGACCGCGGCACCTACGGCGAGTGGACTCACAGCGACCTGCACGACGCGCTGCCGGAGTCGGCCAAGCCGTACAAGACCGGCGGAGTCATGCAGGTCTCCGCCGCCCGCGTCCGCGACGCCATCGCGGAGCGTGACGGAGAGGGCGAGTTGGACGGCGACGAGACCGAGGGAACCGAGTAA
- a CDS encoding RRQRL motif-containing zinc-binding protein: protein MNPRNRRQTVTTVFDGRTHHACLCRGERDGLPVFGWGEAPSTLLTRAQLREVGLRPNGQDPLALLVFRHHQPFARETVAELFSVELAAVKRTAAPGQLDHAMEARRTCVDCGQVQDYCVPTSTRQCWTCFEGEQADRVGVAA from the coding sequence GTGAACCCGCGCAACCGCCGGCAGACGGTGACCACGGTGTTCGACGGCCGCACGCACCACGCGTGCCTGTGCCGCGGGGAGCGGGACGGGTTGCCGGTGTTCGGGTGGGGCGAGGCCCCCTCGACCCTGCTCACCCGCGCCCAGCTGCGCGAGGTCGGGTTGCGGCCCAACGGGCAGGACCCGTTGGCGCTGCTGGTGTTCCGCCACCACCAGCCCTTCGCCCGGGAGACCGTGGCGGAGCTGTTCTCGGTGGAGCTGGCCGCGGTCAAGCGCACCGCCGCGCCGGGGCAGCTGGACCACGCGATGGAGGCCCGCCGCACCTGCGTGGACTGCGGGCAGGTGCAGGACTACTGCGTGCCGACCAGCACGCGGCAGTGCTGGACCTGCTTTGAGGGCGAGCAGGCCGACCGGGTGGGGGTGGCCGCGTGA
- a CDS encoding AAA family ATPase, with translation MARSEPLAQQIARNVENDIEAGRLRHGQRLPSSRELAREWDVSVFTINEAMDLLAKKGLVVSKPRAARTVNAPAQEASSEVRPVVPQVVMIGGYAGSGKTELGRILARETGWPMLDKDTLTRFVVETALEMQGLSRNDRESETYLSKIRPAEYDSLLEAMAENLQCGNNAIVTAPFIREFADESWIRQRELLCRNLGAQLTIVWVYCDADTMHTYVRHRNAPRDATKLADWEAYMKGVNVEFRPPVPHVVIDNSVSGGVMAAQARQLIDQLTLNGKGK, from the coding sequence GTGGCCAGGTCTGAGCCGCTCGCGCAGCAGATCGCCCGGAACGTTGAGAACGACATTGAGGCCGGCCGCCTCCGGCACGGGCAGCGCCTGCCGTCTTCTCGCGAGCTGGCGCGCGAGTGGGACGTGAGCGTCTTCACGATCAACGAAGCCATGGACTTGCTAGCCAAGAAGGGGTTGGTGGTGAGCAAGCCGAGGGCGGCCCGCACTGTGAATGCCCCAGCCCAGGAGGCCTCTAGCGAGGTCCGGCCCGTAGTGCCACAGGTGGTCATGATCGGTGGCTACGCTGGCAGCGGGAAGACAGAACTGGGGCGCATCCTGGCGCGCGAGACAGGGTGGCCCATGCTCGACAAGGACACCCTGACGCGGTTTGTGGTCGAGACGGCCCTTGAAATGCAGGGGCTATCGCGAAACGACCGGGAATCGGAAACATATCTGAGCAAGATCAGGCCAGCTGAGTATGACTCGCTACTTGAAGCTATGGCGGAGAACCTGCAATGCGGGAACAATGCGATCGTCACTGCTCCATTTATTCGTGAATTTGCGGATGAAAGCTGGATTCGGCAGCGCGAATTGCTGTGCCGTAATCTCGGTGCTCAATTGACGATCGTGTGGGTCTATTGTGATGCTGACACGATGCACACGTACGTGCGGCATCGAAATGCGCCACGTGACGCCACGAAGCTTGCCGACTGGGAGGCGTACATGAAAGGCGTCAACGTCGAGTTTCGTCCGCCAGTTCCGCATGTTGTTATTGACAATTCCGTCTCTGGCGGAGTCATGGCTGCGCAGGCGCGACAGCTTATTGACCAGCTCACATTGAATGGCAAAGGGAAATGA
- a CDS encoding NAD(P)-dependent oxidoreductase yields the protein MPAEVKILVSDETDDVVGHSVVGSLPGVEVVPYDPNVAELTSGQSDAAVLLPPYRGSHRPIRLLAQLGSLRMVQLLSAGADEWSRDVPSEIVLATARGAHAGPVSEWVLSAVLTQFRQWPALIRFQDKGMWAHRQFEADTLAGKKALVVGAGAIGGEVARRLKVFGVESTLVASRGRGDVLGAEALPEIVSGHAIVVITAPLTEATRGLVGPRFLKLMDDNALLVNAGRGQIVDTDALLAELASGRLRAALDVTDPEPLPDDHPLWAQRGAVISPHSARTVPGTNRLCYEVAAQQVAAFLRGEQPSNAVQHG from the coding sequence ATGCCTGCCGAGGTGAAGATTCTCGTAAGTGACGAGACGGACGACGTTGTCGGACATAGCGTCGTTGGCAGTCTTCCGGGCGTCGAAGTTGTGCCGTATGACCCGAACGTTGCGGAACTGACGTCGGGCCAATCGGATGCCGCTGTCCTGCTGCCGCCGTATCGCGGCAGTCATCGACCCATTCGGCTACTCGCGCAACTTGGGTCTCTTCGGATGGTGCAACTCCTGTCGGCGGGGGCTGATGAATGGTCGCGAGACGTGCCCAGCGAGATAGTGCTTGCGACTGCGCGGGGCGCGCACGCTGGCCCTGTCTCCGAATGGGTCTTGTCGGCCGTGCTTACGCAGTTTCGTCAATGGCCTGCACTTATTCGATTTCAGGACAAAGGCATGTGGGCGCACCGCCAATTTGAGGCGGACACTTTGGCGGGCAAGAAAGCGCTCGTTGTCGGTGCTGGCGCAATCGGTGGAGAGGTCGCGCGCCGCCTCAAGGTGTTCGGGGTGGAATCCACACTTGTCGCCTCGCGTGGCCGGGGTGACGTCCTTGGGGCAGAAGCGTTGCCGGAAATTGTCTCGGGACACGCCATTGTGGTGATCACGGCACCGTTGACGGAGGCGACGCGGGGCCTGGTCGGCCCGCGGTTCCTGAAACTGATGGACGACAACGCCCTCCTGGTCAACGCCGGTCGTGGCCAGATCGTCGACACGGACGCGTTGCTTGCCGAGCTGGCGTCGGGACGCTTGCGCGCGGCGCTCGACGTGACCGACCCGGAACCCCTCCCGGACGATCATCCACTGTGGGCACAGCGGGGCGCTGTGATCAGTCCTCACTCCGCGCGGACCGTTCCTGGAACCAACCGGCTGTGCTACGAGGTGGCTGCGCAGCAGGTCGCCGCGTTTCTGAGGGGCGAGCAGCCATCCAACGCTGTGCAGCACGGCTGA
- a CDS encoding GreA/GreB family elongation factor, with amino-acid sequence MVISGDKGLSEAARRQLEKEIADLRAQREALSPQPGEQERTGDAADQADVIDRAEAAARLDRQIAEVSAKLEHGAYDSSLLPDGTLVSLRFADGDEEAFTIVTLPGENADAITSDSPLGMALATAKAGEEISYRTPRGQATATVLKLTLPSD; translated from the coding sequence ATGGTGATCTCAGGGGACAAGGGGCTCAGCGAGGCGGCACGCCGCCAGCTGGAGAAGGAAATCGCGGACCTGCGCGCGCAACGCGAAGCACTCTCGCCGCAGCCCGGCGAGCAGGAACGCACGGGGGACGCCGCCGACCAGGCGGACGTGATCGACCGCGCCGAAGCCGCGGCTCGGCTGGACCGGCAGATCGCTGAAGTCTCCGCGAAGCTGGAGCACGGCGCCTACGACAGCTCGCTGCTGCCGGACGGCACGCTCGTGTCGCTGCGGTTCGCGGACGGTGACGAGGAAGCCTTCACGATCGTGACGCTGCCTGGCGAGAACGCCGACGCGATCACTTCGGACAGCCCGCTCGGCATGGCGCTGGCCACCGCGAAGGCCGGCGAAGAGATCAGCTACCGCACGCCGCGCGGCCAAGCCACTGCGACCGTGCTGAAGCTGACGCTGCCGTCCGACTGA
- a CDS encoding TetR/AcrR family transcriptional regulator — MSAVPGRSTQLSPNQQQKQEQIVEAARMVLAREGLAGCTVRAIADAGPLTKSAIHYYFADIDVLIDRAMAAHINTFAADLRKVAEKHDHPRERLFAVTEAYLAEFAGNPRGAFLWFEYWIAAGRAQHPQAIDAMLTSITELLVELLAPLGIDDPRARARALLNYLLGAVVQQRVRPQSFAGLRGDVEALCFAGYR; from the coding sequence GTGAGCGCCGTGCCCGGCCGCAGCACCCAGCTGTCGCCCAACCAGCAGCAGAAGCAGGAACAGATTGTCGAGGCGGCCCGCATGGTCCTCGCCCGGGAGGGCCTGGCCGGCTGCACGGTGCGCGCGATCGCCGACGCCGGTCCGCTCACCAAGAGCGCGATCCATTACTACTTCGCCGACATCGATGTGCTCATCGACCGGGCGATGGCCGCGCACATCAACACTTTCGCCGCTGATCTGCGCAAGGTCGCGGAGAAGCACGACCACCCGCGCGAGCGACTCTTCGCGGTCACCGAGGCGTACCTCGCCGAGTTCGCCGGCAATCCGCGCGGGGCGTTCCTGTGGTTCGAGTACTGGATCGCGGCCGGTCGTGCGCAGCATCCGCAGGCGATCGACGCGATGCTCACGTCGATCACTGAGCTGCTGGTCGAACTTCTCGCTCCGCTGGGCATCGACGACCCGCGCGCCCGGGCCCGCGCGTTGCTCAACTACCTGCTCGGCGCCGTCGTGCAGCAGCGGGTCCGGCCGCAGTCGTTCGCCGGCCTCCGCGGCGATGTCGAGGCGCTCTGCTTCGCCGGATACCGCTGA
- a CDS encoding gamma carbonic anhydrase family protein produces the protein MPLFSFEGVSPQVHPDAWIAPTATLIGNVTVEKDASVWYGAVIRADFGPIVIREGANIQDNSVIHSGAELTEVGRNVTVGHQCLVHDCTVGEQALIGNGSTVLDRAVIGARSLVAAGSTVTPGTEVPEEVIAMGSPAKKFVPLTDSARMWVEHNAGIYQELARRHGGSVKPL, from the coding sequence ATGCCTCTGTTCTCCTTCGAGGGCGTCAGCCCTCAGGTCCACCCGGACGCGTGGATCGCCCCCACTGCCACCTTGATCGGCAACGTGACCGTCGAAAAGGACGCTTCGGTCTGGTACGGCGCGGTCATCCGCGCGGACTTCGGCCCGATCGTCATCCGCGAGGGCGCGAACATCCAGGACAACTCGGTGATCCACTCCGGAGCCGAACTCACCGAGGTGGGCCGCAACGTGACGGTCGGCCACCAGTGCCTCGTGCACGACTGCACGGTCGGCGAGCAGGCGTTGATCGGCAACGGTTCCACCGTGCTGGACCGTGCGGTCATCGGCGCGCGCTCGCTCGTCGCGGCCGGTTCGACGGTCACTCCGGGCACCGAGGTGCCGGAAGAGGTGATCGCGATGGGCAGCCCGGCGAAGAAGTTCGTGCCGCTCACCGATTCGGCACGGATGTGGGTCGAGCACAACGCGGGGATCTACCAGGAGCTCGCCCGGCGGCACGGCGGCAGCGTCAAGCCTCTCTAA